One window from the genome of Mesorhizobium loti encodes:
- a CDS encoding quinolinate synthetase, which yields MSTIQPSAAFLYDRVRRVIPPIEWPAFACDIDAILDLKRQRNAVILAHNYQTPEIFHCVADIVGDSLALARKAMSTEADVIVLAGVHFMAETAKLLNPQKTVLIPDLRAGCSLADSITAQDIRLLRQRYPGVPVVTYVNTSAEVKAESDICCTSGNAKAVVESLGVPRVIMLPDEYLAQNIAAQTDVEIIAWKGHCEVHERFTPADIRQLREDHPGVIVLAHPECPPEVVAEADFSGSTAAMSDYVARQKPPRVVLLTECSMSDNVALQHPELEFIRPCNLCPHMKRITLANIRAALEENRHIVTIEPEIAGRARLAVERMLAV from the coding sequence ATGAGCACCATCCAGCCTTCGGCCGCTTTCCTGTATGACCGCGTCCGGCGCGTGATCCCGCCGATCGAATGGCCAGCCTTCGCCTGCGACATCGATGCCATCCTTGATCTGAAGCGGCAGCGCAACGCCGTCATCCTGGCGCACAACTACCAGACACCGGAGATTTTTCACTGCGTCGCCGATATCGTCGGCGACAGCCTGGCGCTGGCCCGCAAGGCGATGTCGACCGAAGCCGATGTCATTGTGCTCGCCGGCGTCCACTTCATGGCCGAGACGGCAAAGCTGCTCAATCCACAAAAGACGGTGCTCATTCCCGATCTGCGCGCAGGCTGTTCGCTGGCTGACTCGATTACCGCTCAGGACATTCGCCTGCTGCGGCAACGCTATCCCGGCGTACCTGTCGTGACCTACGTCAATACATCGGCCGAGGTCAAAGCTGAATCCGATATCTGCTGTACCTCCGGCAATGCCAAGGCTGTCGTGGAATCGCTTGGTGTTCCCAGGGTGATCATGCTGCCGGATGAGTATCTGGCCCAAAACATCGCCGCTCAGACCGACGTTGAGATCATCGCCTGGAAAGGGCATTGCGAGGTGCATGAGCGCTTTACGCCGGCCGACATCCGCCAGCTGCGCGAGGACCATCCCGGTGTGATCGTGCTTGCCCATCCCGAATGTCCGCCGGAAGTGGTCGCGGAAGCCGACTTCTCAGGCTCGACCGCGGCGATGTCCGACTATGTCGCGCGGCAAAAACCGCCTCGCGTCGTGCTGCTGACGGAATGCTCGATGAGCGACAATGTCGCGCTCCAGCATCCGGAGCTCGAATTCATCCGGCCGTGCAATCTCTGCCCGCACATGAAGCGCATCACGCTCGCCAACATCCGCGCCGCACTCGAAGAGAACCGCCACATCGTGACCATCGAGCCGGAGATCGCCGGGCGCGCGCGGCTGGCCGTCGAACGGATGCTCGCCGTATGA
- a CDS encoding nicotinic acid mononucleotide NMN biosynthesis protein, giving the protein MRHQAAKGTRTGRAGGKANDAVKADLIAVVVAVNNGDPCVLTIPQANALPSGPFELAHRSLQAGLRGWVEQQTGQPLGYIEQLYTFADRDRIGAEERVISISYLALTQTEDASASARRSWASWYDYFPWEDHRSGTLAVVLEALRPRLREWADGADDAAIRLDRWRRAAVAFGFDDRSWNEEFVLQRYELLYEAVLVEEAMRAGLSASPTLVPGKSMIADHRRILATALARLRSKIKYRPVVFELMPPLFTLLQLQRTVEALSGRLINKPNFRRLVEQQELVEKTGGTTAETRGRPAQLYRFRHDILDERPVAGTKLPLTRG; this is encoded by the coding sequence ATGCGTCACCAGGCGGCGAAGGGAACCAGGACAGGCAGGGCTGGAGGCAAAGCGAACGACGCCGTCAAAGCGGACCTGATCGCCGTCGTGGTCGCCGTGAACAACGGCGACCCCTGCGTTCTCACCATCCCGCAGGCAAACGCGCTGCCGTCTGGTCCGTTCGAACTCGCTCACCGTTCGCTGCAGGCGGGCCTCAGGGGATGGGTGGAACAACAGACCGGCCAGCCGCTCGGCTATATCGAACAACTCTACACTTTCGCCGATCGCGACCGGATCGGCGCCGAGGAGCGCGTGATCTCAATCAGCTATCTCGCGCTTACGCAGACCGAAGATGCGAGCGCCTCAGCCAGGCGCTCCTGGGCCAGCTGGTACGACTATTTTCCATGGGAGGATCACCGCTCCGGCACGCTGGCGGTGGTGCTGGAAGCTCTGCGGCCGCGCTTGAGGGAATGGGCCGATGGCGCTGACGACGCCGCCATCCGGCTCGATCGCTGGCGGCGTGCGGCCGTCGCCTTCGGCTTTGATGACCGATCATGGAACGAAGAGTTCGTTCTGCAGCGCTATGAGCTTCTCTACGAGGCAGTGCTGGTGGAGGAAGCGATGCGAGCCGGGCTTTCAGCCTCGCCCACCTTGGTGCCGGGCAAATCCATGATCGCCGATCATCGTCGCATCCTGGCAACCGCTCTGGCGCGGCTGCGCTCCAAGATCAAATACCGACCGGTCGTGTTCGAACTGATGCCGCCGCTCTTTACACTTCTGCAGCTGCAGCGAACCGTGGAAGCGCTTTCCGGCAGGCTCATCAACAAGCCAAACTTCCGCCGGCTCGTTGAACAGCAGGAGCTGGTTGAAAAGACCGGGGGCACGACCGCCGAAACCCGCGGCCGGCCGGCGCAGCTCTACCGCTTTCGCCACGACATTCTCGACGAGAGGCCGGTGGCTGGGACAAAATTGCCGCTGACGCGGGGTTGA